The following proteins are encoded in a genomic region of Actinomadura sp. NAK00032:
- a CDS encoding thioesterase II family protein, which yields MTAMVRPRAVPRPALRLIVFHHAGGSSAAYMPLARALPGGWELLLLDLPGRGRGHRASPLTEMPSLVAATADAVLEWAGPPVALFGHSLGAIVALETARRLEARGVTPLWVGVSGRPAPECPVDEARPLCELPDRELIGALARFGGIPAELDELPEFRDRFVRLVRADLRALDSYVPQERRRPLDAPLTAFGAVDDELAPADTVEPWSRETAGGFRARMFTGGHFHFLGRSFAGFAKVLVEEVGRAVDAAAGTGPGRERSGPLYIR from the coding sequence ATGACGGCCATGGTGCGTCCCAGGGCGGTGCCCCGTCCGGCACTGCGCCTGATCGTCTTCCACCACGCGGGAGGCTCGTCGGCCGCCTACATGCCGCTTGCACGCGCCTTGCCCGGCGGCTGGGAGCTGCTGCTCCTCGATCTGCCCGGACGAGGCCGCGGCCATCGCGCCAGTCCCCTGACGGAGATGCCGTCGCTCGTGGCGGCCACCGCGGACGCGGTACTGGAGTGGGCGGGACCGCCGGTCGCGCTCTTCGGGCACAGCCTCGGGGCGATCGTCGCCCTGGAGACCGCCCGCCGCCTGGAGGCGCGCGGTGTCACGCCCCTGTGGGTGGGCGTGTCGGGGCGTCCCGCGCCGGAGTGCCCCGTGGACGAGGCGCGCCCCCTCTGCGAACTGCCCGACCGGGAGCTGATCGGAGCGCTGGCCCGCTTTGGCGGGATCCCCGCAGAGCTCGACGAGCTGCCCGAGTTCCGCGACCGGTTCGTCCGGCTCGTGCGCGCCGACCTGCGAGCGCTGGACTCCTACGTCCCGCAGGAGCGGCGCAGGCCGCTGGACGCGCCGCTGACCGCCTTCGGCGCCGTCGACGACGAGTTGGCGCCGGCGGACACCGTCGAGCCCTGGAGCCGGGAGACCGCCGGCGGCTTCCGGGCGCGCATGTTCACCGGTGGCCATTTCCATTTCCTCGGCCGCTCCTTCGCCGGCTTCGCGAAGGTCCTCGTCGAAGAGGTCGGGCGTGCGGTGGACGCCGCGGCGGGGACCGGGCCCGGCCGGGAGAGGTCCGGGCCGCTGTACATCCGGTGA
- a CDS encoding beta-ketoacyl synthase N-terminal-like domain-containing protein produces MEAAEIRTLMEEQLALSRRLRARIRALEDERRAPLAVVGMGLRLPGGLRTPGQYWDFLRGEGTALTAIPEDRPGLREVHDPVVGRPGRSYVDRAGFVDDIAAFDADFFGISHREAKLLDPQQRMLLEVAWEAMERAGIPVRRSDRLDVGVYLGMMASEYLERLEDRSDTTRIDPYYTTGGGLCFAAGRISHVMGFSGPVVSADTACSSSMTALHLAVRALRGRECRYALVCGSNLILSANLMVSLCQTRALSPEGRSKSFLAAADGYGRGEGVGALVLMRLDEAEREGRPVLAVVRGTAVNHDGAASSLTAPNGPAQEEVIGAALKDAGVEAADIGWIEAHGTGTPLGDPIEVGALDGALGAAVRERGVPLALGSVKSRLGHLEAASGIAALIKTVLVLQHGVMPAARDEDDGELNPRIPWDRIGFTVPARNHPWPSGLRRRVAGVNSFGMSGTNVHAVLEAYTPAGRGADEPAGASSRPELLTLSAKSPQALAELADDVVSQLKSADPAALGSLCHTLRAGRAGFPYRVAVTGTTATELAERLAAAAGGPAAREPAAPVRSLTLRGELDSAAIAAGTAALAGAFPAMFPAGSEQDPAGERLARAIGRFGLPLRPRPAGGASGVRPGASLEWATDGALRSCPLIGDDPADAERLLLEALATLYTDGADLRLEPVRAPGARTLPDLPTYPFRRTRFWIGEPPMGAGAGARGNGTAAHGGAEGTVKAPPPGDGDGVRAFLMARLKDVLQSPEDLDPEASLQEAGADSFITTLFITKVEEHYDLGLPPEDLHIEIPLAELIAMLADTIAATAADRTERSA; encoded by the coding sequence ATGGAGGCCGCTGAGATCCGCACACTGATGGAGGAGCAGCTCGCGCTGTCGCGGCGGCTGCGCGCGCGCATCCGGGCACTGGAGGACGAGCGCAGGGCCCCGCTCGCCGTGGTCGGCATGGGGCTCAGGCTGCCGGGCGGCCTCCGGACCCCGGGGCAGTACTGGGACTTCCTGCGCGGCGAGGGCACCGCCTTGACGGCGATCCCCGAGGACAGGCCGGGGCTGCGCGAGGTGCACGACCCCGTGGTCGGCAGACCGGGGCGGTCCTACGTCGACCGGGCCGGGTTCGTCGACGACATCGCGGCGTTCGACGCGGACTTCTTCGGGATCTCGCACCGCGAGGCCAAGCTCCTCGACCCCCAGCAGCGCATGCTGCTGGAGGTCGCGTGGGAGGCCATGGAGCGCGCCGGGATCCCGGTGCGGCGCTCGGACCGGCTGGACGTCGGGGTCTACCTGGGCATGATGGCCTCCGAGTACCTGGAGCGCCTGGAAGACCGGTCGGACACGACGCGGATCGACCCCTACTACACGACCGGGGGAGGGTTGTGCTTCGCCGCGGGCCGCATCAGCCACGTGATGGGCTTCTCCGGCCCCGTGGTGAGCGCGGATACCGCCTGCTCGTCCTCCATGACCGCGCTGCACCTCGCCGTGCGGGCGCTCCGCGGCCGGGAGTGCCGCTACGCGCTGGTGTGCGGCTCCAACCTGATCCTCTCCGCGAACCTGATGGTGTCGCTGTGCCAGACCCGCGCGCTGTCCCCGGAGGGGCGGTCGAAGTCGTTCCTGGCCGCCGCGGACGGCTACGGCCGCGGCGAGGGCGTCGGCGCGCTGGTGCTGATGCGGCTGGACGAGGCCGAACGGGAGGGCCGCCCGGTCCTGGCCGTCGTGCGCGGGACCGCGGTCAACCACGACGGCGCGGCATCGAGCCTGACCGCCCCCAACGGCCCCGCGCAGGAGGAGGTGATCGGCGCGGCGCTGAAGGACGCGGGAGTGGAGGCGGCCGACATCGGCTGGATCGAGGCCCACGGGACCGGGACCCCGCTCGGCGACCCGATCGAGGTGGGAGCGCTCGACGGCGCGCTCGGAGCCGCCGTCCGCGAGCGCGGGGTCCCGCTGGCGCTGGGCAGCGTCAAGTCGAGGCTGGGCCATCTGGAGGCGGCGTCGGGGATCGCGGCCCTGATCAAGACGGTGCTGGTGCTCCAGCACGGCGTGATGCCCGCGGCCCGCGACGAGGACGACGGCGAACTCAACCCGCGCATCCCCTGGGACCGGATCGGGTTCACCGTCCCCGCGCGGAACCACCCCTGGCCGAGCGGGCTGCGCCGGAGGGTGGCCGGAGTCAACTCCTTCGGCATGAGCGGCACCAACGTGCACGCGGTCCTGGAGGCGTACACGCCCGCCGGCCGGGGCGCGGACGAGCCGGCGGGGGCGTCCTCCCGGCCCGAGCTGCTGACCCTCTCGGCGAAGTCACCGCAGGCCCTGGCCGAGCTGGCGGACGACGTCGTGTCGCAGCTGAAGTCGGCCGACCCGGCGGCACTCGGCTCCCTCTGCCACACCCTGCGGGCCGGGCGGGCGGGGTTCCCGTACCGCGTGGCCGTCACCGGGACGACGGCGACCGAGCTCGCCGAGCGGCTGGCGGCGGCGGCCGGCGGGCCCGCGGCGCGCGAGCCCGCCGCCCCGGTCCGGTCGCTGACCCTGCGCGGCGAGCTGGACTCGGCCGCCATCGCCGCGGGGACCGCCGCGCTGGCCGGCGCCTTCCCGGCGATGTTCCCCGCGGGAAGCGAGCAGGACCCGGCGGGCGAACGGCTCGCGCGGGCGATCGGCAGGTTCGGCCTTCCGCTGCGGCCCCGCCCGGCGGGCGGAGCGTCCGGCGTCAGGCCCGGCGCGTCGCTGGAGTGGGCCACGGACGGTGCTCTGCGGTCGTGCCCGCTGATCGGCGACGACCCCGCCGACGCGGAGAGGCTCCTTCTGGAGGCGCTGGCGACGCTCTACACCGACGGCGCGGACCTGAGGCTGGAGCCGGTCCGCGCCCCCGGCGCGCGCACTCTCCCCGACCTGCCGACCTACCCGTTCCGCCGCACCCGGTTCTGGATCGGCGAGCCCCCCATGGGCGCGGGAGCGGGCGCACGCGGGAACGGGACGGCCGCGCACGGCGGTGCGGAGGGGACCGTGAAGGCCCCTCCGCCCGGTGACGGGGACGGGGTGCGCGCCTTCCTGATGGCGCGGCTCAAGGACGTCCTCCAGTCACCGGAGGACCTGGATCCCGAGGCCTCGCTGCAGGAGGCCGGCGCCGACTCGTTCATCACCACCCTGTTCATCACCAAGGTCGAGGAGCACTACGACCTGGGCCTGCCGCCCGAGGACCTGCACATCGAGATCCCGCTGGCAGAGCTGATCGCCATGCTCGCCGACACGATCGCCGCAACTGCGGCGGACCGGACGGAGCGCAGCGCATGA